The Armatimonadota bacterium genomic interval TCGAGTTCCTCAAGTACCAGGCCGAGTACGTCCACTACTTCCCGCTGTGGGAGGGTACGCTGGTCGGGCGAATCCGCGCGGCCGCGTCCACCGGATTCTTGCCCCTGCAGGAGCAGTATTTCCTGGGCGGCCAGAACAGCGTCCGCGGCCTGCCCGGCGGCGCGTTTCGCGGCAACAGCATGGCGTTGGCCACCCTCGAGTACCGCCTGCCGCTGGCGGCCGTCTTCCCCGACCTGCGGGACATCACCGCGATCCTGTTCGCGGACGCCGGTGGCATCTCCGCGTCGGGGTTCGGCTTCGTCGAGACCGTGCAGTTCTCGTACGGCGTCGGGGTGCTGATCCGATCCCCGATCGGTCCCATCCGCGTCGACTACGCGTTCGGCCCCAACGGCCGGACGCAGACATGGCTGTACTTCGGGCATCCGTTTTGAAGACGACAGCGGGCAGTGATAGCATTCGCTGGGCGCGTGCTTGAGATCTACGGGGCAGCCGGTCGGGCCGGCTGAGGAGGGGACGAAGGTGGACCGCAAGACCAAGATCCTCATGATCGCGGTCGGAGCACTCGTCGCCGTGGCGCTCGCCGTGTGGGGTCTGATGGTGACGGGCGGAACGGCGATCGGCCAGCAGCTCACGATCGGGTACGTGGACATGCAGCGGGCGCTGGACAGCCATCCGAGGAAGGCCAGTTCGGAGGAAGCTCTGAATCAGTTCGCTCGCGCGCGCATGACGCAGGCGCAGCAGCAGGCGCGCGGCAGGTCGCAGGCGGAGCAGACGCGCCTGATGCAGCAGGCGCAGCAGGAGATCCTCCGCCGGCGGACCGAGCTGCTGTCGGCCCTGGACAAGGACATCCGGGCCGCGGTCGAAAAGGTGGCGCGTGAAGCGGGCGTCATGATCGTCCTGGATCGTTCCGTCGTGCTGTACGGAGGCACGGACCTGACGGAACCCGTGATTCGGGAACTGAAGGGGAACTGATCCGGATGCACGTGCTTCGGCTCGCCGCTGCGCTGTCGGCGGCGCTCTTGCTGACCGGTTGCGCCGGCACCCCGCGGTCGGTACCCTCGCCGAGCCCGGTGGCGGCGACCCCGCGCGCCACGCGCGTGGGACTGGTCGACCTGGACCGCGTCGCCGAGCAGCATCCCCGGGCGCAGGAGCTGGCGGCGCTGCGCCGCAGGGTCGCCGAGACCGAGGTGGCAATGCGCATCCCGCTCGCGCCGCCCCAGATCGCGCAGCCGCAGATCCGCGACCTCGGACCGCGCCTGCAGGCCCGCACCCGGGAACTGCTCGAACAGCAGGCGGCGGAGCTCCGCCGGACATACCAGGAAGAACTCCGCGTGCTCGAGCGGCAGGGCAAAGAGGAGGTCGAGCGGTTCGCCCGGCAGGTCCAGGCCGAGCAGCAGGAAAAGCTCACCCAGCGGCAGGAGGCGCTGCAGGCGGAACTCCACGCGCGTGCGGAGGCCAAGCGCAAGGAGATGGAGCCCAAGCTCCGCGCCTACGAGGGGGAGGTCGCGCGGGAGTACCGGATCCCGCTGCTCAACCTGCGCCTGAAACTCGAGGCCGTGCAGCACACCGATCGGCAGCAGTTCGAGAGGCTGGTGGCCGAGTACGAGAGGCTGCAGCGAGAGCGCGAGGCGAAGGTCGCTGCCTTCCAGGCCGAGCAGCAAAAGGAGTTCGAGGCGTTCGTCAAGGAAAGCGAGGAGCAGGCGCGCTCGCAGATGGAAGCCTACCGCGCGGAGCTGGAAGCCGAGGCGCGTCGGCGCATCGAAGAGCGCGAGGCCATCGTGCGCAACCGTCTGCGCGAGGCGGCGGCGGCGCGAGAGCGCCAGTTCCGGGAGGTCATGCGCGCCAGGGAGCGCGAGCTCGTCAGTGGTGCGCAGGGAGAGGCCCGGGACGCGGTGGCGGCTGCGCGGCGCGAGCTGGAGCGGATCGTCGAGGAGGCCCGCGCGAAGTATGTGGCAGAAGAACGCGCGCGCCAGGAGCAGTTGCAGAGCCAGCTGGTGGCCCTGCGCACCCAGCAGGCGAACCTGGAGACCGCGATCCTCGCGGAGGTCCGCATAGAGGTGGCCGCGATCGCTCTGGAGCAGAACCTGGACGTTGTGCTGGTGCGCTACGTCTCCCACATCGGTGGCGTCGACATCACCGACCAGGTGCTGCGTCGATTGAGGAACAAGAGGTAGTTCTGGATGTCGTGTGTCGGACGCCGTGTGTTTGCGGTCGGTCGTCGGTCCTCTGTGCGCGCGACCCGTCGCCTCCGGTTCGCCGTCGGAGGGTTGGCGGCGCTGATCGTCGCGCTCGTGTCGGTGGGCTGCCAGCGGCCCCAGATCGGTGTCGTGGACACGCAGCGCATCCTGGAGGAGAGCGTGCTGGCGCTGTCGCTGCAAAAGCAACTCAACGACCGCGAGAAGTTGATGGCGGCCGACCTGGCCGTCGCCGCCCAGCGCCTGGACCGCAGGGCGCTGGAGGAGCAGCGGTTGCTGTACCTGCGCGAACTCGAGCAGATGCGCGCCGACTTCGAGGAGCGGCTGAACCGAAGGCTGCGGGAGGTGGTCCAGGAGGTCGCGCGCGAAGAGAGGATCCGCGTGGTCCTCGCGAAGGGCCCTTCGGTCTACGGCGGGAGGGACCTGACGAATCGGGTGATCGAGAGGTTGAAGTAGCGGGCCCAGCGCACTCCGCGGGGGTGGGGTCGCCGTGGCGGCCCCTTTCGCATATCTGGGGGCGGCGATGAGGCTGAGCGAGATCGCAGGCCGGCTCGGCGGCGAACTCCGGGGCGACGGTGACATTGAGATCGTCCGGGTCGCCCAGCCGGACCGAGCCGGACCGGACGCGATCGCGGTCTGCGCCACGCCGCGCGCGCTGGACGAGGCGATCGCGGCTGGGGCGGGCGCGGTTGTGGTGCGTTCTGGGGAGGAACTGCCGGTTCCCTCGGTCCGGGTCGCCGACACCCGGCTGGCGCTGGCCGTGCTGCTGGAGATGTTCGGGCCCGCTCCGCACCGTCCCCTAGGTGTGCATCCCACGGCGGTGGTCGCGCCCACCGCGCAGCTCGGGCCGCAGGTCGCGATCGGCGCCCACGCGGCCATCGGCGAGGGTGCGCGGGTCGGCGCGGGCACGGTCATCCACGCCCACGTCTGCGTCGGCCCCGAGGCGACCGTCGGCGAGCGGTGCGTGCTCTACCCACACGTCGTGGTGGGCGAGCGCGTGCGGGTGGGCGACCGCGTGATCCTGCATGCAGGTGTGGTCCTGGGAGCGGACGGGTTCGGGTTCGTGGCGGGGCCGCACGGCCATCGCAAGATCCCGCAGGTCGGCACCGTGGTGGTCGAAGACGACGTGGAGATCGGGGCCAACACCACGGTCGATCGGGCCACGCTGGGGGAGACGCGAATCGGTGAGGGGACGAAGATCGACAACTTGGTCCAGATCGCGCACAACGTCCAGATCGGGCGGCGCTGTCTGATCGCCGCTCAGGTCGGGATCGCGGGCAGCTCTGTGATCGAAGACGGGGTCGTCCTCGCCGGCCAGGCGGGGGTCTCCGATCACGTGCGGATCGGCGCCGGCGCGGTGGTGCTGGGGAAGGCGGGCGTGACGAAGGACGTCCCGCCGGGGGCGACCGTCTCCGGCTTTCCCGCCCGGGCGCACCGCGAGGAACTCCACGAACAGGCCATGCGCCGGCGCCTGCCCGAGCTGCTGCGCCTGCTGCAGCAGCGCCGGCGCCCTTGACCCGTGGGGCCGCCCGTGCGCGATGGAGTCCTGATGGTGGCGAAATCGGCGTGGTGGTTGTGGGTGATTGTCCCGATGGCGCTGGGGTTGCCCCCGGCGCACGCGCAGCTGCCCACGGTCGTGGTTGTTCCGGCCGCCTCGTCGGCCGCCATCACCGTCAACGGGATGCACGTGATGCGGCTGCACGGCCCCGACGCGGAATCCCGTGCCCAGGCGGTGGCGCACCGTCTGCGCGCTGTGCTTTCCGTCGCGCCGGTGCGCATCGAGGTGCAGCCGGATCGGACCGGCGTCCACCTGGTCGTGAACGGCCACCGGGCGGTGACCGCGGACACCGCTCAGGCGCGGGCAAACAACACCTCTCCGTACTTTCTAGCCCTGGCCTGGGCAAAGGCGCTGCGGCGAGCGCTGGACTTCCGGCAGATGTGGCTGCGCCCGTCTGCCGTGGCGGTGGCGCCGGGAGCCGAGGCGACGGTCGAGGTGCTGACCGTCCCGCGCGGCGCGGTCCACATCGGCGATCACGACCGCGGGGTGGCAGAGGTGCGTGCCGACGGCACCGACCGGTTGGTCGTGCGGGGCGTGTCGGCCGGGACGGTCCGCGTCCCGATCTCCTACGAGGGGATACGGCGTGAACTCGTCGTCTCCGTGCGGCCGCTGGCCGGCGGCCTGCCCGCCTCGGTCCGTGTCGTCGTCACCGGCAATCCGGCGGGCGCCGACGTCGTGCAGGAGGCCGTCGCCCGCAGGCTCGAGCAGGAGGCCCACCTGGGCCCGGGCGCGTTCGTAGAAGTCCCGGCGGTACTGGCCGGACCGCTGGCGGAGGGTCGGCGGCACGTCGCGGCTGTGCCGGTGCGTGTCCGCAGCCCGTTCGCGTTGCCGGTCGAGGGGATCGTACGGATCGTGGTCGACAACGAGCGCGCGACTCTCGCGCAACCCTCGCGCCTGTACGTCAGCAACAACCCCGAGCGGCTCGCCATGGACGGTACTGTGTTCCGCGAGACGATCGAGCCCGATACGGCGATCCGCATGCTGTACCACCACAAGAACGGGTCCGACAAAGACAAGGTCGTCACCGTCCGCATCCGCAACCCGAACGGACAGCCCGCGCGGGTGCACCTCCAGGTGGCCACACCGAGGGCATGGCACGACACGATGGCCGTCGGCCACGCCGCGGCCCGCCGCTTTTTGGAGATGCTGATCTCGGGTGCAGGATACGTCCTGGAGATCCCCGCCGGCGGGGAGCACACGTTCACCGCCCAGCGGATGCCACCCGCATTCGTCGTGTCGGGTCTGCTCCAGGCGCAGCTGCTCGCCGGTGGACCGTTGGAGATCGCGGTCGCGGTCCGCGCCGCATACCTGCTGGAGCGCACCGTCACGCGCGACGTCGATCCGACGCCGCTGAGCCACCCGCGGGGTATCTTCTGCACGCCGGAGGTCGAGATCCGCAAGACGCTGGCGGTCGGGTCTGACGAAGTGGTCGAAATCGGGTCCAGCGGGCGCCTTGCGGATCTGCGCACCGGCAGGCTCCTCGCGGGCGACTACGGGGTGCTGTACCGGCTGCGCCTGGAGCTCCACAACCCCGGGGAGACGGAGGTGGAGGCGGATCTGTGGTTGCGTGCGGCCGGCGGTCCCGCCTACGCGACGTTCGTCGTCGACGGGCGCTTGGTCGATCTGTCCTATCTGGCGCCCCAC includes:
- a CDS encoding OmpH family outer membrane protein, whose protein sequence is MDRKTKILMIAVGALVAVALAVWGLMVTGGTAIGQQLTIGYVDMQRALDSHPRKASSEEALNQFARARMTQAQQQARGRSQAEQTRLMQQAQQEILRRRTELLSALDKDIRAAVEKVAREAGVMIVLDRSVVLYGGTDLTEPVIRELKGN
- a CDS encoding OmpH family outer membrane protein, whose product is MSCVGRRVFAVGRRSSVRATRRLRFAVGGLAALIVALVSVGCQRPQIGVVDTQRILEESVLALSLQKQLNDREKLMAADLAVAAQRLDRRALEEQRLLYLRELEQMRADFEERLNRRLREVVQEVAREERIRVVLAKGPSVYGGRDLTNRVIERLK
- the lpxD gene encoding UDP-3-O-(3-hydroxymyristoyl)glucosamine N-acyltransferase; the protein is MRLSEIAGRLGGELRGDGDIEIVRVAQPDRAGPDAIAVCATPRALDEAIAAGAGAVVVRSGEELPVPSVRVADTRLALAVLLEMFGPAPHRPLGVHPTAVVAPTAQLGPQVAIGAHAAIGEGARVGAGTVIHAHVCVGPEATVGERCVLYPHVVVGERVRVGDRVILHAGVVLGADGFGFVAGPHGHRKIPQVGTVVVEDDVEIGANTTVDRATLGETRIGEGTKIDNLVQIAHNVQIGRRCLIAAQVGIAGSSVIEDGVVLAGQAGVSDHVRIGAGAVVLGKAGVTKDVPPGATVSGFPARAHREELHEQAMRRRLPELLRLLQQRRRP